In Leguminivora glycinivorella isolate SPB_JAAS2020 chromosome 11, LegGlyc_1.1, whole genome shotgun sequence, a single window of DNA contains:
- the LOC125230984 gene encoding uncharacterized protein LOC125230984 yields the protein MAAPDQSLEEFFPKYNPPIRAHKHTCVGLGMEVIKRLKVLEKDFPGISKSMMLVSCDENIQDLVDYTTSFPGPQGFLIETEKDHVMAAIHVKIDGRPGIFLSDLGYHISRVVTAMADRCYPHTGWFTQSDEPHCRKDYNYQFNLQNPNYVEWHERETRGDKVKAQVSLMYVAKPYLTAVEVTEKRNLIWDLRSLLARDPKGRLTAGIYFPLKPKTQEFTMFFESSNGKQRKKLKFQTFLELQKIPDEVVEEVDECNEQLRLKDGELLSILKRLATVVTDEEYMAEVLAVNNKVVQLSAGQ from the exons ATGGCCGCTCCTGATCAATCTCTTGAAGAGTTCTTCCCGAAGTACAATCCTCCGATCAGGGCGCACAAACACACTTGTGTCGGTCTGGGTATGGAAGTCATCAAGCGATTGAAAGTTTTGGAGAAGGACTTCCCCGGTATTAGCAAGTCTATGATGCTAGTATCTTGCGATGAGAATATCCAGGACTTGGTGGACTATACGACCTCGTTCCCTGGACCTCAAGGGTTCCTGATCGAGACTGAGAAGGACCACGTGATGGCCGCTATTCATGTGAAGATCGACGGCAGACCGGGCATATTCCTGTCGGATCTCGGGTACCACATCTCCCGTGTCGTCACTGCTATGGCTGATCGTTGCTATCCACATACTG GCTGGTTCACCCAATCCGACGAGCCGCACTGCCGCAAGGACTACAACTATCAGTTCAACCTGCAGAACCCCAACTACGTGGAGTGGCACGAGCGGGAGACCAGGGGCGACAAGGTGAAGGCCCAGGTGTCGCTCATGTATGTGGCCAAGCCGTATCTCACCGCTGTCGAGGTCACGGAGAAGAGGAACTTGATATGGGATCTAAG GAGTCTCCTAGCCAGGGACCCCAAAGGCCGCCTGACCGCAGGCATCTACTTCCCCCTGAAGCCCAAGACGCAGGAGTTCACCATGTTCTTCGAAAGCAGCAACGGCAAGCAGAGAAAGAAGCTCAAGTTCCAGACCTTCTTGGAGCTGCAGAAG ATCCCCGACGAAGTGGTAGAAGAAGTAGACGAGTGTAATGAACAGCTCCGCCTGAAGGACGGCGAGCTTCTCTCCATCCTCAAACGACTGGCCACCGTCGTCACCGACGAGGAGTATATGGCTGAAGTACTGGCTGTTAACAACAAGGTCGTACAACTGTCTGCTGGGCAGTAA